A window of Asterias amurensis chromosome 10, ASM3211899v1 genomic DNA:
ACCAAGCAGTGGTTAGTATGGCTTGAATAGTAATAATATGAATGGGGTACGGTTTGCTCCAGTAATTGGGAATGGGAAGACACCGTAGTTGCCTGCAGAACCCTAGGTCTTCTACCACCACTAGGTCCAGGCAGTGGTAAGTATGGCTTGAATAGCTTGACTAtggctgacctaccaaaaagtaaaaaagaaaattgaagtTTAGTTGTGGAATTCATCGGATTGGATTTAAAGAGGCTGACAgaatttaaatattgtttggGAACTGTTGAATAATTAGTAtggacagaatctcctgtcGACGGCTTGAATAGATGGTCTTCGGCAACATGACTCTAGAGACTTGACCTAGGTCCAACTTTAGTAAAGGTCATTGTTTGTATGGTGCATAGTTGGCAATTCAAAATAGAATCTGTGTcgaaactaccaatagtgtacaaatTGAAGTAGACTCCGAGTTCattctaaagcccggttcatacttcctgcaaatgcatggcgaatgttgacgtcacaaagtcGTTACGAATAACGCGCATTCaattgctcaactcacttgcgaataacGCTGCGAAAAGAAAGTCGCAAAGCCAacttcacgtcaaattcgcttcgcatacgcattcgcatgaagtatgaaccgggctttacccgGAAGCTTTTAAAGTTTGCATGACGTCATTGTTTTGTTGATAACTAATTAGATGATGTTTGCGACCCGGGCTGGCAGTACTTCGGAGGTTTTTGTTACTTCTTTTTTGGCCTTGAAAAGAAATCTTTTAATGAGGCGCAATCCGCTTGTGATCAACAATCATCTAATTTGGTAAGTCTTATATCTGTAGGTAATCAGAGAAAACTGTACTCTTTTAGGATTTATAATTTTTGCTTATCGAATGAAGTCTAAGTACGTTGGCTCAAGAACATTCCTACAAGACATGTACtacactaaaaataaataatatcagCCAACACTAAGTTCTAGTTTCACAAAACgttcacaaaaataaaagtatCCAAGCTTTAACTCAGATAAGAAAATGTTTGCAGACAAGTGACTTATTTTCTCTTGTTTAATTTTTAGGAGGTTAGCTGTTGATTTGTTAAGTTTTGCTCTTCCAAAAATCCCTGAACGAATTAAAGGCCAGACTCCCACTTGGGAACGACTTTGCTTCTGAATGGCATCCCGAAGAAAGATACTTACTAGTAGGGAGACCGCCATCATAGAGACCATGCTCGGTTTGTAAAGTGACAAATCGGGGGTAGATTGTTCAGGTTTATCTAAAGtcaatttgtccttgttcaagctaagttaaagacactggacactattgatagttgtcaaagaccggtcttctcaacatatgcataaaataacaaacctgtgaaaatttgaactcaattggtcgttgaagtctAGAGATAATGAcgagtgagaaaaaaaaacgtcacacgaggttgtgtgctttcagatgcttgatttcgggacctcaaattctaaatctgaggtatcgaaatcaaattcgtggaaaattactactttttttcaaaaactacgttacttcaaaaaaaaaaaatatatattctttatccccgatgcaaagttaacatctattattcAGCGGAGCCGTTTCCTCTCAAAGTTTTATAcattcaacagctccccattgctttaaccaaatcagtttttatgctaataattaattgtttgattaaataccaatagtgtccactgcctttaatacaataaCACTGTATCTGCAGGTCAGTATTCTATCAGCCGATGAGGATACATTCGTTAAGGGTCTGGTATCCAGCAATGATGAAGACATCTGGCTCGGCGCCAAAAGTGATACAAACCAAGGTACATCTAGGTAGTGTATTGAAAACCAAGGTAATCCTAGTTAGTGAACTGAAAACAATATTCAACCCTCCAACAGATGGGCGTGGTCACACTAAACAAACACGATGCAAAAGCTAATTATCGTAGGAGGCTATTGTCACCTTGTAAACCTCATTAATTCAGCAGCCAGGCACCCTCATATGCCCTTGCACACATCCCATGATATTTATCCCATGGAACCGCATTAAAGAGGGGATCTTAAGTTACGATAAGTTATGACAATATCCTCCTGAGCAGTAAAAATCATTATAAGAGATTTAGGGGAAAGAGTAAGCAAATTCTACTTGTTTTAATAAGGAATAAACCTCTGTAGACCATCTGAGGGGTATAGTGAGCCTTCTGATGGGGCAGAAACGCTTCATACGCAAGGGCAGTACGGTTTACTCAGACTGCAATAAACTTAAGTAGGGTTCACTTCACAAAATTAAGTTACTTGGTCTCCAAGGTACCAACTGATATAAAAGAGACAACGAAGTTAAAATACTTCAAAGACTTGACGCCATTTACCACAGAAATCTTACACAAAACACCCGTTTTAAAATCTAGGTAGCCTGCGTGAGCATGCGTGACAAACTGTGTTTAAAAAACCTTCCAAGGCGTTTCCATGCAAGTATAACTTCTAAAGATTCTGAAGATCCAAGGTCTTAAATCTTATGGTTAATTGTTTCTACAGAAGGGAAGTATGACCGCCCTCATCGTTGGGTTGATGGTAATCGTATGATCTATGACGGAGCTACGGATCCAGGCAAAGATGATGAATGGAAAGAAAACCACAACGATCCGCAGTGTTTACATATGAAGAAAGATGGTCACTGGTGGTGTGTCAAAAATTGTAAAGATAAAGACCAGTTTTTTCTTTGCAAAAAGGCCCAAAGTGAGTATTACGGATGTTACAggaacgttgccttggattggtcgagttggtctttgaaaagcattggTAATACAATGCATAAGGGTAGAAatcacaatgtccacaggtttacgcTAAACTTACACCGTATGAAGATAAtgttagtagaaagcttccctaaaaattttacttgctgaggtactgtaggTCTTgcgaaattagtaaaacaatgtcatgaaaataatgttcgtctcagtggtcatgagacgaacattattttagcatgtaaaaacgtattttaatgacatcgttttactcatttctcaaaaactacagcacttcagcaaccGATagttaaggtacgctttctactatcattatcttcaaatggtgtaaaaattaatgaaaataatatgtggacattgtgttttgtgttaatataaaaataacccAAACCTTTAAAAGGTCAGACacgttactcaaaatattagaaTAAAagtggagagcttttgataatCCAACTGTGAGAAACGACATTCCCCGAAATAAATTAtttcttgagaaagaggtaatttctcactcaaaattatttaaatctgagaaagacATCGGACCTGATGGAACTCGTGACTTTTATAACTCATTTTAAGAACGTATATATTTTGGGAAACGGCTGCAAaaccacaaaatgtacaaagatAAATCCAACAGCCGGGCTAGAAAGGGGCTGCTCACAAATTCCAGACAGGTTCATTTCAGAGCCGATAGAGTAACACATCGATTTATGCCAACATTTCCACACCctacaaagcttcaaacatcctAATTCCATCTATCTATCTTTGACATTACTCGACTTTCTTTTCAATTTAGAATTCAGCTTGAGGTTTGACCCgggagagggcgctattcaccTCAAAGATATGCAGTGTCGTGGATGTGAAAACCATTTGAGTCAGTGTATCCATAGTAACTGGCACGACAGCGAATCGTGTGATCATACACAAGACGTTGGTTTGACCTGTGTTGGTAAGTTTGGACTTACGCGGTGGTTCACCCGGGGTATTTATACGAACGCATAACGAAACCCATTGCGTGACAACTGAAAGTGATGGAGACCATTAGAGCATcttatcgaaacgtcgagtatACAGTACTGGTTTGGTTCTGTTGAGGTCTAACACGTTGTGAGGATACTTTCATGGTGTCACAGcccaaacaaattaattactaTTCAAAAATTACTGCAAAACACATGAAAGTTTTCACCGTGTTTTGAggtttttatgattattttcgTCACTTCACATGAACAAACTGGAATTCACACACCACAATACAAATcatgaacaacaacaaacaaacaacaacaacaactacataAGGCAATCAAataacaaagacaaaacaataaCACCATCGAAACAAAGTTGTATTTACCCCATTACGATTGTTCCCCCAGTTGCCTGTCCGACCTACCAGACGGATGGATTATCCAATACAAGGTTCCCGTTCCGGTCAGTAGACGCAGTGTCATTCCGTGTGGATATCTCCATACAATCAGCCGGACTAGTTCGGATCCTACTCTCCCGGAGTGCCAATATTCCGGACCCCGTATACACTATATGTGAGTCCATATCGTGCTTGTTACGTTGCTCAGTGAATCTGTAATAGAAACGTTATAATAATCAGAATAACATGTTTCTATTGCACCACTAAAACCAAATTgctatttattattgttaagcCTACGCAATGGAAATGCTGGACTCTGACTGTACTAAAAGTATGCAACAAATACATGGCTGAGTGGATCTGTAATagatatcaaaacaaaataaccattATTTTATTATACTTTTTAGTACAAAACGCTGTTCATAATGACTATAAATCTATGCAAAGAAAATGCTTGACTCTGATTGTACACAAGTCAGTATTAAAGCAACATCCCacaacagagtccagcattctcctcaAGATAATTAGAACATGCTCACATCGAAACGTTGAGCAATAACCACCAGTTATTTTCAGAATCAACACAACTCAAAAGCACATGGTGTTTCCCGCAAACCTCTATTCGTTTTGGATATGCATGGTAAATGGCGCTCCAAACACAGACATTTTGAACTTTtgcgatcttttttttttcagcattgTCTGTAAATACAACCGAGACAACATTAATGTACCATGACCCAAATAGCACTACGTCACAGACCAATCAACAGACATCATTTGCACCCATCTTGGATGAGAATAAATACCAAGACATATGGATTAGCGGTAAAAACGGGACCATCTCGGTCAGCACAACGGTAGAGGGGGCCCCATTCTTGGAGTGGACTGGTGACGTTTATTTGGGCCAGCTGTACGTGGGTTTCGAGTCTACACAGGAAGCGTTTTGGAAGTTTAAATCATTCTGTTAGTGAAATAGAAATACGTGCATACCGTTGCaaatcccccccaaaaaatcattttgatgaagacgaccGGAGCTAGctgctcgaaacgtcgagacttATCTAAATCTCCGGTTCCTTTAAGAATAAAATGTTACCATTGCATGTACTTTTGTtagtaaaaaagaaacaatacaCAGGCCTTAATATTACTTGTTAAACCAAAACATTTTCACTTTTGAACATATAACTGATAAGTAAATTGATactttatgtttatttattcagtatttatttatttcgagATCTTTAAATAGGATAAAGAAATCAGCAAAATGCTGTTTTACTTTATGGACCTGTGTCTAAAGAATGAGAATAAGGAAAAACATTACTTAAAAACTAAACTAACGGTATACACATGTCTAACCTTCAATGTATGATATCTTCCTGCTAACAGGGAAGCCTTCATTTGTCATGATTATTTCTGTCTATTTGACGAGTATAGAATTTACCAGACGCAAACTTAAGGGGCTTTGTGTAGAATAATCCCTGGGCGGAAGTTCAAGCAGTGCTCACAAACTTTTACCAAAATAAACGGGGTCACTAGTTTGAACTTGTTTGATGCTGGTGTGGTAATGCTACGTTGCGCACAATGTGTATTCATTGGATTACAAAACCATGCTGCAGCGTTAAAACCAGTGTATTTTAGACTGTTTTTTACACTGTGATCATTGTATTATTTAGTTTGCcgtaacacaatgtgtgtagGATATAATACTTGcttgtagattatgttcttacCACGGAGTACATTTTCTAAATTCTGCAGACTCTCAAgtagaactgtcctgctttgtaaCATATTATCTGGGCAGAAAGTAGAAACTCAACCGGGACTACTTTTAGCTGTAGTGGATGGGTCACCTTTTAGCTGTAGtggtagtctggttcccagacccaaaaatctccgactaggctctgtcgaatttagggtccggtatcacccaaaatcacgtgaccaaaaaggaaGAATTCCTCCtgtttcgaagttatccgaaatgttccgaacgtgttgtcgtcaacattcggacagtatcgttgatgttcggtacggactcgtaatgtcagtcctgtcggccgtagatccaggagtttttatgccagttattgccaatgcaggcgttgtgcctaaataaagcgtttgcaaagcgatgcgacaagttcaacatatataaacctgggaaatcgctccaggatctggtaagtttttgtcctttttcttcaaaaatattttttcaaaggtgttttgacttgagtgttcattagacattgattgaggattaattttcatgatttttgaaagtggtaaaaatggggcaaatgatctggtgactagctgtcgaaattatacgtgttgaaccagattgtcattaattgcTGATCAAataataacgtaaccctccggcctggcggccgtcgggaggagggttacgttatcgcaactagtgcagacatggtttccctggagatgacccccgaccctgacaagttgcgtcatgctctatttttaaccgtgggtgatacctgacctaagatttttaacaagagacgtcaaggaatttTTTGTCAGGTGACCAGACTACTGTAGTGTGTCAATGGGTCTCCTCGTTGTTAACTTCACAACCGCGGAGTGAGATCGAAATTTGCATCAACGTCACGTTCAGACCTTGCTCTACGTATAGTTATTGTCAGGAGTAAGTATACTTTTTCACAACACGGTAAACGGTATAGTTGTTGAGTGGTCGTGTTGCTTTCTTGCTCAAACCGTCTCTAAGGCGCTGTACAAGTTCAATTCAAGATGTCAGAGCTTACTACAACCGAGTCACTACAGTTCTTAGAGAACGTACTTCACATGGAGTCCCCGATGAACAGACTCCAAGCAGACCGAGTTGCTTTCCTTGCTGAGTTGATACAAGCTTTCCTATACAAGATACCATTTCAAAGTGTGAGTCTAGTCGCAACACCAGAAGAACATAAACATGTTCCAACCTTTGATGAGATTAAAGCTAACATGTTCGCCCGTCATGGGGGACTTTGTTTCGAACTGAACTACTTCATGAAAGTTCTAATGGTAACACTTGGTTATGAAGCATACAGTATCGCTGGTAATATCAACCATCCTGGTAACCACGTTCTTACCATAGTGAAAAACCTCACCTCAGATAAATCAACCCATCTGGTAGATGTTGGATTAGGGATACCAATGTTTCTCCCAATACCGCTGGATTTTCAGCAAGAATCACCCGAGTGTAACTCCAGTTTCATGCCATATAAATTCATCAAATCCGATAAAGGGACTTTTTGGTTGATGCTAAGTCGGCATGTAGATGATGACTGTGCAGACCAACCTGTACATGGATGGATACCGTTTGCTGAGTTTACAACCAAGCACGTGGGTCTGGAACGCCTCGTTCAAAATGTCACCCTCGTCTACACTGGGCCCAAAACATTACCCAAAGACGCGTTCCCATTCTCGACTAGCGCTAGAGCTATGGACTTCAGACATGACAGACTGGTAGCAATTAAAGATAAGTCACTATTGCTTGAAGATGCAGACGGTTTAGTTGGAAAGACCAAGCTGGCAAACCAAGAGGAGTGGCTTCAAGCTTATGATGAATATTTCCCGCAGTTCTCGCGAGATCTCCTGGAGAAAGTGCTCAAAAACATTGATCTGTTTGGTAGCCAGGACTGACATGGTGAGATTTAAACATACTTGCATATGAAGTGCGTGTTTTCTATAGGTCATAATaagcaatgaatgcacaccaatATTTAGCCCGGTCCGACttaccatgtggtcagggcacaaaccatgaaaatctgaatatttgttttaaaatcaaataCCACCCTTTTTGGGTACAAGGTTTAatcaaagacagtggacactattggtaattaataaaaacaatcgttatcataaaaagttacttggtaaagagcaatggagagctgcggAAACACATAATTTTGCACAAcggcttttgagaaagagataatttctcactcaaaatgttaaaacacTTCAACCTTTCGGCGATTTTAGGCATCCGGAACACACTGTTCAACAaaggtgctttttctttcattgttctcatgCAACTTCGAGAACCAATTTACAAGTTTTcctaaactttttattttatgcatattaggCCTATATTGATAAACAGTGCGAATACACTGCTCTTTGGCCATTACGAAgagtgtcaagtgccttcaattcgtttaattttatttttaaaaatatgccAATATTGTATTTAACATAAGGAATTGCATTGTAGGCTTTTATCAAAATCAGAGTGGGGTAGAAAAGTGCATTGGTCTgacccttgctctatggtctgaCCATGGAGATAGAGCGACCATAGTCTGACAACAGATGCACAATCAACATGCACCAAGGTTAGCCGAGCTCAAAGTGCAACAATAAACAGCATATTGATAGTGACAGGATCATTGTAAGAAGGTGACCCCACTGATCCCTATAATAGAGATCAGTGAATGACACCCATAGCGATCTATAGAGTCGTAGTGAATAGATCAGCCCAAGGTAGCCGCTGCACTCAGTGCCGAATCAAGGCCAATGTTATATTGAAATGATAACAAGTCGTTTTGTTGGCCACGTTTAAGGTGGGGTTGTTTTGTGGTTATAATCCCACAAAAGACAATGATACTGTGGAATTCATATCAGAAATCTTCATGGCCTACTTGTTTTACAAAGAAGGGGATGGTAGGCCCAGTAAGGACGGTACCAAGTTATTTCATCTGATTATAggcgatgtgacctctgacgtcacacgaaaaccataacatgattcgcccGCATACCGTCGTGCAAAACATGTGTGTTTTGGCATGCAATcgtaccatgactacgtgtctttttacccggcgaaacatgacgtatacagtgtttttttttttctacagagGAAGGTTTGCATGTaaacatagggtgcgttcgtttagcttccccgagtcgaccccggtgtgtggcgtttttttttctccaggacaagtgtgtgcagataattacccacgttagtcctggttaaaaaaaattcaccacacaccggggtcgacccagggaagctaaacgaacgcacccataggtTACGTCGTCTATATAAAGCCAACAGATTATAGAAGCTGACAATTTTAAATAGGCAAATTTTTTTCGAGGTGATTGTTTGGAATGCTGCCCATCCAGGCCCGATTCCATAAAGCTTTTAAGAACAAAACACCGCAAATGAAATGTTCATGCTAAACAGAAAATAAGTGGGTGGCCTTCCAGTCAAAACATTGCAAACTTTAACATTGGCTTGTAACCAGTTACTAAGCAATatgtttctgtgcttagctTAATTAATGTGCTTACTTTTGAAATAGGGCCTTGATTACGAACAAACTGGAGTTGCGTTTGGTACCCGCTGTTAAAGCAAGCACGGTAGCCTAGGGGTCCATGTTTGCCAAACATGGATGGATTTAACGTTCTTAATGAAATTACAGGACATTTATGTCGAGATGTAAAGTATACTTTCGGTGTTTGGAAGCGTTGGATGATGTTTCAATCCTATTTAAGTGAAGATAATAATATAAGAACTAACCCATGACAATTTGGTCGCAtttctgagaagcgttaccgcggtaacgctccTTATATTTATATTGACTGAGAATACAAAAAAAGGCATATAATTTTTCCATAACGTACTTCGAGGTAAAATGACTCTTGAGGTACATGAATGGGCTAAAGCTATTGTAAAAACTTTTACATAAGCGGGCTAAAGCTATTGTAAAAACTACGAACCACGTTCGTTTTAATATTGCCTTTAACTTTCAGAGTAGTTTCTGAACGAACGTAAACCCTTCAACCTGTGACCCTTTCTAACTTGTTAATTTAGTGAATAAACATGTTTAACTGCAGTCAAATGTTCTACATATTTAAGTTAATACCATGCTTTTGTTTTTAGATGTaactaaaataatttgtttaattaactaCATTATCGTTGTATGCATATTTAATTAGTTAATCTTGTAACCACCATATCCAAAGAAGTGTATATCCGATTTTAAATATGTTTTCAGTTAAACTTGTATTTCGACTTACCTTGTTAACTGtcacgtcattatgacgtcattaataGCGCGTTTTGCAACTGTAAACACTACATGGCTAAACACTTAACTGGTCAAATAGACAACTGTTTAAAGTTAATTGTGTTGGTTTCTTATATTTTAACAGTTAAAACTTGCATACATGTTACTATTGAAGCTCAAATATTAATGGTAGGTTAAGTTATACTTAGATTTCAGTTATtacaaacgaaaaaaaaaccaccaatatatttgtttgtaactGTAACTTTACTTGGAGAATATTCATTTGCGAAATGGAAGTTTGGCGTTAGTTTATTATGGTTAACAGTTAAACTATTATACATCTTATTATTAAACCAACAATGTAAATGGTTGATTTAGTTATATTAAGGTGTaagtaataatgaaaaaaaatgtagaACGTAATCATTGTTTGTAATAATcccacaaaagaaaataatactgTGGAATTCATATCAGAAAGCTTCATGGCCTACTTGTATTACAAAGAAGTGGATGGTAGGCCCAATATGAACGCTACTGGTTATTTCATCTGATTATGAGACCTCTGACGttacacgaaaaccataacatggttcgcgcgcataccgtcgggcaaaacctttgtgttttggcatgCAATAATTActatgactacgtgtcttttagCCCGGCGAAActtgacgtatacagtgttttttttttcaacagtggGCGGGGTCAAATATTAATGGTAGGTAAagaaacagtggacactattggtaaatgtcaaagactagccttcacagttaatgtatctcatcatatgcataaaatgacaaacctgtgaaaatttgagctcaatcggtcatcgaagttgcgagataataatgaaagaaaaacaacccttgcaacacgaagttgtgtgcgtttagatggttgatttcgagaccttaacgttctacatttctttttttttgaaaggtattagtaataaaataaaataaatatagaaGGTAATATTGGTTTGTAACTGTAACTTTTCTATGAGCATATTCGTTTGCGAAATGGAAGTAATTGGTGTTTTAAGGTTAACAGTTCAGTATTATTAAAGCTACAATGTTAATGGTAGCTTTAGTTATATTAAGCTTAAGTATTATTATCGCATATAATATGCAACATTTGCTGTTTGTATAGCTGGTTTTTGCAGTTCGTTTGCGAAATAGTAGAATGTAATAAAAAGATAATACTCCTATGTTTTGGCATTGATACATCATTCTTGCGaaagagttattccatttttgCCATCTGCTTTTTAAGATTTGGAAATGGCCTTGATAGGACCATGGTATCTTTGATATGACACATTAATTGCCAACGAGCCCGCAGAAACTGGACTTCATGCAAGCATTTTGTGTACACAGACCAGTGGAATAAACATGAAATACTCTACTTTTACCAATTTaaagaatgtgggttcgaatcctggccagTTCAATCGCGACACTTTGAGtctttgggttcgaatcctggccagTTCAATCGCGACACTTTGAGtctttgggttcgaatcctggccagTTCAATCGCGACACTTTGAGtctttgggttcgaatcctggccagTTCAATCGCGACACTTTGAGTCGTtgagttcgaatcctggccagTTCAATCGCGACACTTTGAGTCTTTGGGTTCGAATCGTGGCCAGTTCAATCGCGACACTTTGAGtctttgggttcgaatcctggccagTTCAATCGCAACACTTTGAGtctttgggttcgaatcctggctaGTTCAATCGCGACACTTTGAGtctttgggtttgaatcctggccaGTTCAATCGCGACACTTTGAGTCTTTGGGTTGGAATCCTGGCCAGTTCAATCGCGACACTTTGAGtctttgggttcgaatcctggccagTTCAATCGCTACACTTTGAGtctttgggttcaaatcctggccaGTTCAATCGCGACACTTTGAGTCTTTGGATTCGAATCCTGGCCAGTTCAATCGAGTAAAGCACAGCATATTTGTTTCTCTCCAGCCTGAAGTACAAATGGGTACTATAGAGCTGGAAGTAAAGCGTGATGGACTGGCTTCCTGTCCATTAGGAGAGGATCCTTACTACATGCCAAGgaaaccggttataaacaatTCACGGCCGGCATGATGGGCCAAGCTGTCGGGACAGACTTTACTACGTAGGGATTTGTCCCCATTTAATCAGGGCGAGGAATTGAAACTAGTTTTTGTTTCATAGGCAGTTCACGTTAATTTCCCATAATTATTGGGGACGAAT
This region includes:
- the LOC139942911 gene encoding uncharacterized acetyltransferase YvcN-like gives rise to the protein MSELTTTESLQFLENVLHMESPMNRLQADRVAFLAELIQAFLYKIPFQSVSLVATPEEHKHVPTFDEIKANMFARHGGLCFELNYFMKVLMVTLGYEAYSIAGNINHPGNHVLTIVKNLTSDKSTHLVDVGLGIPMFLPIPLDFQQESPECNSSFMPYKFIKSDKGTFWLMLSRHVDDDCADQPVHGWIPFAEFTTKHVGLERLVQNVTLVYTGPKTLPKDAFPFSTSARAMDFRHDRLVAIKDKSLLLEDADGLVGKTKLANQEEWLQAYDEYFPQFSRDLLEKVLKNIDLFGSQD